A region of uncultured Draconibacterium sp. DNA encodes the following proteins:
- a CDS encoding L-fucose isomerase — protein MANRLIGDLPKVGIRPVIDGRENGVRESLEVQVMELAKAAAAFIESNLRLPSGEKVECVIADTCIGGVAEAAMCASKFKKEGVGVSLTVTPCWCYGTEVMDTDPLLPKAVWGFNGTERPGAVYLAAALAGYTQKGLPTFGIYGRDVQDAGDTSIPADVQEKLLRFVKSALAVAQMKGKSYLSIGYSSMGIAGSMVDSNFFQDYLGIRTEFVESVEILRRIDEGIYDEEEYQKALAWTKANCKEGEDPNAPENQADDARKQVEWETVVKMTLICRDMMIGNQKLIDKGYREEGLGRNAICGGFQGQRQWTDYKPNADFTEAILNSSFDWNGIREAFVFATENDSLNAVPMLFGHLLTNTAQIFSDVRTYWSPDAVKRVTGKELSGLAEGGIIHLINSGSTTLDATAQQRNAEGEPAMKPFWEITEEEAQKCLDNTKWPQAERGYFRGGGYSSQFKTEGEMPVTMSRVNLVKGVGPVLQIAEGWTVELPDDIHTVLDERTNPTWPTTWFVPKTTGQGAFKDVYSVMANWGANHGAISYGHIGADLITLASMLRIPVSMHNVSEDNIFRPSAWASFGEEKEGSDYRACENYGALYGIK, from the coding sequence ATGGCAAACAGACTTATAGGTGACTTACCCAAAGTAGGTATCCGTCCGGTAATTGACGGGCGAGAAAATGGTGTTCGCGAATCGCTTGAAGTTCAGGTAATGGAATTAGCAAAAGCTGCAGCTGCTTTTATTGAAAGCAACCTGCGCCTTCCAAGTGGCGAAAAGGTAGAATGTGTGATTGCAGATACATGTATTGGTGGTGTTGCTGAAGCTGCAATGTGTGCCAGTAAATTTAAAAAAGAAGGGGTTGGAGTTTCATTAACTGTAACACCTTGCTGGTGCTATGGAACCGAAGTAATGGATACTGATCCGCTGCTTCCAAAAGCAGTGTGGGGATTTAATGGGACGGAGCGTCCGGGAGCAGTTTATTTGGCTGCTGCATTAGCCGGATATACACAAAAAGGTCTTCCAACTTTTGGAATCTACGGACGCGATGTACAGGATGCAGGAGATACAAGTATTCCTGCTGATGTTCAGGAAAAATTATTACGCTTTGTTAAGTCTGCGCTTGCAGTGGCACAAATGAAAGGTAAATCATACCTTTCAATTGGATATAGCTCTATGGGTATTGCCGGTTCAATGGTTGATTCTAACTTTTTTCAGGATTACCTTGGAATTCGCACCGAATTTGTTGAGTCAGTAGAAATTCTGCGAAGAATAGATGAGGGGATTTATGATGAGGAAGAGTATCAGAAAGCCCTGGCATGGACCAAAGCAAACTGTAAAGAAGGAGAAGATCCGAATGCTCCTGAAAATCAGGCTGATGATGCAAGAAAGCAAGTAGAGTGGGAAACCGTTGTGAAAATGACATTGATTTGCCGTGATATGATGATCGGTAATCAAAAACTAATCGACAAAGGTTATCGTGAAGAAGGTTTAGGCAGAAACGCCATTTGTGGTGGTTTTCAAGGTCAAAGACAATGGACCGATTACAAACCTAATGCCGATTTTACTGAAGCTATTCTTAATTCATCCTTCGACTGGAATGGAATTCGTGAGGCATTTGTTTTTGCAACAGAGAATGACAGTTTAAATGCAGTGCCAATGTTGTTTGGGCATTTGTTAACAAATACAGCTCAAATTTTCTCGGATGTTAGAACATACTGGAGTCCCGATGCCGTTAAAAGAGTTACAGGAAAAGAGCTTAGCGGATTGGCTGAAGGAGGTATTATTCACTTAATTAATTCCGGATCAACTACGCTCGATGCAACGGCACAACAACGCAATGCCGAAGGCGAACCTGCTATGAAGCCTTTCTGGGAAATTACAGAAGAAGAAGCTCAAAAATGTTTGGATAATACAAAATGGCCACAGGCAGAGCGTGGCTATTTCCGTGGAGGAGGCTATTCATCGCAGTTTAAAACCGAGGGTGAAATGCCAGTTACCATGTCGCGTGTAAACCTGGTGAAAGGAGTTGGGCCGGTATTGCAAATTGCTGAAGGATGGACCGTTGAACTTCCGGATGATATTCACACCGTACTTGATGAACGTACCAATCCTACTTGGCCAACTACCTGGTTTGTTCCAAAAACCACAGGGCAGGGTGCTTTTAAAGATGTTTATTCAGTAATGGCCAACTGGGGAGCAAATCATGGTGCAATAAGCTACGGACACATTGGAGCCGATTTAATCACTTTAGCATCCATGTTACGCATTCCGGTTAGCATGCACAATGTTTCGGAAGATAACATTTTCCGTCCAAGTGCATGGGCTTCTTTTGGTGAAGAAAAAGAGGGCTCAGATTATAGAGCGTGCGAAAATTACGGCGCATTATATGGTATAAAATAA
- the fucK gene encoding L-fuculokinase yields the protein MNQKDIAIVFDCGATNVRVIAMDKFGKQIASHSLPNETDEDPHYPGGRIWDLDKLWQKLASAAKHVTAEIDCNRIAGTTVTTFGVDGAFVDAQGKMLYPVISWQCERTTPIMANIEKYVPLAELYATSGVYPYAFNTINKMIWFRENRPDVLDNAHRFLFIPSLLIHKLSGAFKNDATMMGTAMMADLKSRKMSPKVLRAIGIEEELFGEIGEPGSQAGTVTENVASETGLPEGIPVFLAGHDTQFAIFGSGAKLNQPVLNSGTWEILMTRSKAFKASAFALDRKITTEADAEAGTYNIGQNWLGSGVLEWFSRNFYKEFRGDELYQNMIQDAEQEQPGSKGIVVDPAFYDDGYGSEGGMIKGLTISTSRGQIYRAFLEGLAFRLREGLEALETAGSSKSESIICVGGGSKNRLWNQLRADVCKVPIQLIDQKETTVLGASMFVFTGAGIFNSLTEARNQINYNPQLIEPSINSEVYEGYYQNYLRLRSGK from the coding sequence ATGAATCAGAAAGATATTGCTATAGTTTTTGATTGCGGGGCAACCAATGTCCGGGTTATTGCTATGGATAAATTTGGGAAGCAAATTGCTTCACACTCGCTTCCCAACGAAACCGATGAAGATCCGCATTATCCGGGTGGCAGAATTTGGGATTTGGATAAACTGTGGCAAAAATTAGCTTCAGCAGCCAAACATGTTACTGCCGAAATAGATTGCAATCGTATCGCCGGAACTACAGTTACTACTTTCGGCGTAGACGGTGCATTTGTTGATGCTCAGGGAAAAATGCTTTACCCGGTTATCTCGTGGCAGTGTGAGCGAACAACACCTATAATGGCCAATATTGAAAAATACGTGCCATTGGCGGAGTTATATGCAACCAGTGGTGTTTACCCTTATGCTTTTAATACAATAAATAAAATGATCTGGTTTCGCGAGAACAGACCTGATGTTTTGGATAATGCTCATCGGTTTTTATTTATACCGTCACTGTTAATTCATAAACTTTCGGGGGCGTTTAAAAACGATGCTACCATGATGGGGACAGCTATGATGGCTGATTTAAAATCGCGAAAAATGTCGCCAAAGGTTTTGAGAGCCATTGGGATAGAGGAAGAGCTGTTTGGAGAAATTGGCGAACCGGGAAGCCAGGCTGGAACGGTCACCGAAAATGTCGCTTCCGAAACCGGATTGCCTGAAGGTATCCCGGTATTTCTGGCAGGTCACGATACGCAATTCGCGATTTTTGGATCGGGAGCAAAACTGAATCAACCGGTACTTAACTCGGGAACCTGGGAAATTTTAATGACCCGTAGTAAAGCCTTTAAAGCGTCTGCATTTGCTCTGGATAGAAAGATAACTACTGAAGCTGATGCCGAAGCCGGAACATATAATATTGGCCAAAATTGGTTGGGCTCAGGAGTGCTTGAATGGTTTTCGCGTAATTTCTACAAGGAGTTTCGTGGCGACGAACTGTACCAGAATATGATACAGGATGCCGAACAAGAACAGCCAGGATCGAAGGGGATTGTTGTTGATCCTGCTTTTTATGATGATGGATATGGAAGCGAAGGCGGCATGATAAAAGGGCTAACTATTAGTACCTCGCGCGGACAGATATATCGTGCGTTTTTGGAGGGGCTTGCTTTTCGGTTACGAGAAGGACTGGAAGCACTTGAAACAGCCGGAAGCTCTAAATCAGAAAGTATAATCTGTGTGGGAGGTGGTTCAAAAAACAGGCTGTGGAATCAGTTACGAGCCGATGTATGTAAGGTTCCAATTCAGTTGATCGACCAAAAAGAAACTACCGTGCTGGGAGCATCAATGTTTGTCTTTACAGGAGCCGGTATATTCAATTCGCTTACCGAAGCACGTAATCAAATCAACTATAATCCGCAACTCATAGAGCCTTCAATAAATAGCGAAGTGTATGAAGGGTATTACCAAAATTACCTGAGACTTCGTTCAGGAAAATAA
- the fucU gene encoding L-fucose mutarotase, translating into MLKGISPLLSPELLAVLCRMGHGDEIVLADAHFPAESFNQNVLRADGLKIPDLLAGIMPLFELDAYCDNPLVMMSAVEGDTLDPKVEESYLNSVRQTNPDAKPVLRIERFAFYERTKSAFAVVVTGELAKYGNIILKKGVTPIE; encoded by the coding sequence ATGTTGAAAGGAATATCACCTTTATTGAGCCCCGAATTATTAGCTGTTTTGTGCAGAATGGGCCACGGCGATGAAATAGTTTTGGCCGATGCTCATTTTCCGGCTGAAAGTTTTAACCAGAATGTTCTCCGGGCTGATGGTCTTAAAATACCCGACTTATTAGCTGGTATAATGCCACTTTTTGAATTGGATGCTTATTGCGACAATCCTTTAGTGATGATGAGTGCCGTTGAAGGCGACACACTTGATCCGAAGGTTGAAGAGAGCTATCTGAACAGTGTTAGGCAGACAAATCCTGACGCAAAGCCAGTATTAAGAATTGAACGTTTTGCTTTTTATGAGCGGACAAAATCGGCTTTTGCCGTTGTGGTAACCGGAGAGCTAGCCAAATATGGAAATATCATACTAAAAAAAGGAGTTACACCCATTGAATAA
- the fucP gene encoding L-fucose:H+ symporter permease: protein MKPNKTKVVERKYLFPFIVITSLFALWGFANDITNPMVAAFKTVMEISNAKASLVQFAFYGGYATMAIPAALFVQKFSYKKGILLGLALYAAGALLFWPAAQFQAFGFFLVSLYILTFGLAFLETTANPFILSLGAEETATRRLNLSQAFNPMGSLLGMFVASRIVLAALESDKRNAAGELIFPMLDEATKAAIRTNDLMIIRNPYVILGLVVIIMFVVILLTKMPQTGHANEIHPMQSFKRLFNNKVYREGVIAQVFYVAAQIMCWTFIIQYADNLGIDKATAQMYNIVAMGIFLASRFISTLLMKYINARKLLMLFALGGICTISGAIMIEGMAGLYCLVATSAFMSLMFPTIYGIALNGIGQDATLGAAGLVMAIVGGALMPPLQGSIIDIGQIGNMPAVNVSFVLPLISFVVIAIYGYRTYKFHEQSV from the coding sequence ATGAAACCAAATAAAACAAAAGTAGTCGAGAGGAAATATTTATTTCCGTTTATTGTTATTACCAGCTTGTTTGCGCTGTGGGGATTTGCAAACGATATAACCAACCCAATGGTTGCGGCTTTTAAAACGGTAATGGAAATTTCAAATGCTAAAGCCTCGTTAGTGCAGTTTGCTTTTTACGGAGGTTATGCAACAATGGCAATTCCGGCGGCCTTATTTGTTCAAAAGTTCAGTTATAAAAAAGGAATTCTTTTAGGACTTGCGCTTTATGCAGCAGGAGCACTTCTGTTTTGGCCGGCTGCTCAGTTTCAGGCATTTGGTTTCTTTCTGGTTTCCTTATATATCTTAACATTTGGATTAGCTTTTCTGGAGACAACAGCTAATCCGTTTATTCTGTCGTTAGGAGCAGAAGAAACCGCAACGAGGCGTTTAAACCTGTCGCAGGCTTTTAATCCAATGGGATCGCTTTTGGGTATGTTTGTAGCTTCGCGTATTGTTTTGGCGGCATTGGAGTCGGACAAAAGAAATGCTGCCGGAGAACTTATATTTCCCATGCTCGACGAGGCTACTAAAGCGGCTATTCGTACCAACGATTTAATGATTATCCGAAATCCGTATGTAATTCTTGGTTTGGTTGTAATAATAATGTTTGTAGTTATTTTACTTACAAAAATGCCACAAACCGGTCATGCAAATGAAATACACCCGATGCAATCATTTAAGCGTTTGTTTAACAATAAAGTTTATCGGGAAGGAGTTATTGCGCAGGTTTTTTATGTGGCTGCTCAGATAATGTGTTGGACTTTTATCATTCAGTATGCCGATAACCTAGGAATTGATAAGGCCACAGCGCAAATGTACAACATTGTTGCTATGGGAATTTTCCTGGCAAGCAGGTTCATTAGTACATTGTTAATGAAATATATAAATGCCCGAAAACTTCTCATGTTGTTTGCTCTAGGTGGTATTTGCACCATATCAGGTGCAATTATGATTGAGGGAATGGCTGGCCTCTATTGTTTGGTGGCTACTTCGGCCTTCATGTCATTAATGTTCCCTACAATTTATGGTATTGCTTTAAACGGAATCGGACAAGACGCAACTCTTGGTGCTGCAGGATTGGTTATGGCCATTGTAGGAGGAGCGCTAATGCCGCCTTTGCAAGGTTCTATTATCGATATAGGGCAAATTGGAAATATGCCGGCAGTGAATGTGTCCTTTGTTTTGCCGTTAATAAGTTTTGTGGTGATTGCTATATATGGCTACAGAACGTACAAATTTCATGAGCAAAGTGTTTAG
- a CDS encoding class II aldolase/adducin family protein, producing MRKLNTKWMHPRDQIIMIIDKIYRSGMTTTSGGNISIIDENGDVWVTPSAIDKGTLRPTDIICVRKDGTIEGRHKPSSEYPFHIAIYKCRPEIKAVIHAHPPALVSFSIVRQIPNTNVLPQAKHVCGPIGYAPYALPGSDELGDVIADEFAKGVNAVIMENHGTVVGGSDLSDAYQRFETMEFCARTLINGSTIGTPNYLSDDQIDEFENQIPRLLPEMKNVEYPSDERAIREMIQRIVLRACDQGLMISSYGTVSVRWKEDDFLITPTNVARWDIQLKDIVQINDGKREPGKLPSRSTWLHQEIYKRFPHVNSIILTQTPYLMAYSVTGEKIDVRTIPESWIFLQDIPNMPFGSHFAGQEAILNTLSENTPAVIINNDSVLVTGDNLLGTFDKLEVAEFSAKSLTMGASLGQLIPINDEQVEDLRKKFLG from the coding sequence ATGAGAAAATTAAATACAAAATGGATGCATCCACGTGATCAGATAATAATGATAATTGATAAGATTTATCGAAGTGGAATGACAACAACATCGGGAGGTAACATCTCGATTATTGACGAAAATGGAGATGTATGGGTAACGCCATCGGCAATTGATAAAGGAACTTTACGACCAACTGATATTATTTGTGTGAGAAAAGATGGAACGATTGAAGGACGTCACAAACCTTCATCGGAGTATCCTTTTCACATAGCCATTTATAAATGCCGCCCCGAAATAAAAGCGGTAATTCATGCACATCCACCGGCGTTGGTTTCTTTTAGTATTGTACGTCAGATTCCGAATACAAATGTGCTTCCGCAGGCAAAACATGTTTGCGGCCCAATAGGTTATGCACCGTATGCTTTACCCGGAAGTGATGAATTAGGTGATGTTATTGCTGATGAGTTTGCAAAAGGAGTGAATGCCGTAATTATGGAAAATCACGGAACAGTTGTGGGCGGAAGCGATTTAAGTGATGCCTATCAGCGTTTCGAAACAATGGAGTTTTGCGCCCGCACTTTAATAAACGGAAGCACAATTGGTACCCCCAACTATTTGTCTGATGATCAGATCGATGAATTTGAAAATCAGATTCCGCGATTATTGCCGGAGATGAAGAATGTTGAATATCCTTCAGACGAGCGGGCGATTAGGGAAATGATACAGCGTATTGTTTTGCGTGCCTGCGATCAGGGATTGATGATCAGTTCGTATGGTACTGTTTCGGTGCGTTGGAAGGAAGATGATTTTTTGATAACGCCTACCAATGTGGCGCGCTGGGATATTCAGTTAAAAGACATTGTGCAGATAAATGACGGTAAGCGCGAGCCTGGGAAATTGCCAAGTCGATCGACTTGGTTACACCAGGAAATTTACAAACGTTTTCCACATGTAAATTCAATTATCTTAACTCAAACGCCTTATCTAATGGCATATAGTGTTACCGGTGAGAAAATTGACGTACGTACCATTCCTGAAAGCTGGATTTTCTTACAAGACATCCCCAATATGCCATTCGGTTCGCATTTTGCCGGACAAGAGGCTATTTTGAATACCCTTTCGGAGAATACGCCTGCTGTTATAATCAATAACGATTCGGTTTTAGTAACCGGCGATAATTTACTTGGAACTTTTGATAAGTTGGAAGTGGCTGAGTTTAGTGCCAAGTCACTTACTATGGGGGCTTCGCTAGGTCAGCTAATCCCAATTAACGATGAGCAGGTTGAGGATTTAAGGAAGAAGTTTTTGGGATAA